In one Candidatus Margulisiibacteriota bacterium genomic region, the following are encoded:
- a CDS encoding dihydroorotate dehydrogenase, whose translation MGIDLAGLKLKNPVMVASGTFGFGIEFADLVDLNKLGAIVTKTVTLNKREGNPQPRLIEVENGLVNSIGLQNEGVEYFIKNYLPFLRKLDTAVIVNIAGETVEEYARVTGILAKEKGIDAIEVNISCPNVQKGCMVFGKDPNLTKDVISAVVHARREAHLPIIAKLSPNVDDITMIARAALEAGADILSMINTVQTTVEVPVTKKTLTAGLSGPAIKETALKLIAQVRKEVKAPIIGMGGIMNALDAREFFEAGADAIAVGTASFVDPRTAIKIIEGLRDPE comes from the coding sequence ATGGGAATAGACCTGGCAGGATTAAAGCTCAAGAACCCCGTAATGGTGGCCTCAGGGACTTTCGGGTTCGGGATAGAATTTGCCGACCTCGTAGACCTCAACAAACTTGGGGCCATTGTAACAAAGACCGTTACGCTAAACAAAAGAGAGGGGAACCCCCAGCCAAGGCTGATAGAAGTAGAGAACGGCCTTGTGAATTCTATCGGGCTTCAAAATGAAGGGGTTGAATACTTTATCAAAAACTACCTGCCGTTCTTGAGAAAGCTTGACACAGCTGTGATAGTCAATATCGCAGGCGAGACAGTGGAAGAATATGCCCGCGTAACGGGTATTCTTGCCAAAGAAAAAGGAATTGATGCGATTGAGGTAAATATATCCTGCCCCAATGTCCAAAAGGGCTGCATGGTATTTGGAAAAGATCCTAATTTAACAAAAGATGTGATATCTGCGGTCGTACATGCGCGTCGCGAAGCACATCTGCCTATCATTGCAAAACTATCACCAAACGTTGATGACATAACCATGATCGCCCGGGCAGCTCTTGAGGCAGGAGCGGACATTCTTTCCATGATAAATACGGTCCAAACCACGGTAGAGGTCCCCGTAACAAAAAAGACACTGACAGCCGGGCTGTCCGGGCCCGCCATAAAAGAGACCGCGCTTAAGTTGATAGCACAGGTAAGAAAAGAAGTAAAAGCCCCTATCATAGGCATGGGGGGCATCATGAATGCTTTGGACGCAAGGGAGTTCTTTGAAGCAGGCGCCGATGCCATAGCCGTGGGGACAGCCAGTTTTGTCGACCCACGGACCGCGATCAAGATAATCGAGGGATTGCGGGACCCGGAATGA
- a CDS encoding dihydroorotate dehydrogenase electron transfer subunit, translating to MLYQEDCRIVENIKIAPDHYKISFTCKNIFNDAKPGQFVQIKVSDSVSPLLRRPFSLHSIKKEGFEVLYHVVGKGTEALSKAKKSSLLNVIGPLGNGFTIIKNKIAVLIGGGCGAAPLYCLEEELKRLGIESHFFMGASTGSLLLCQSDLAKLKTKLYLSTDDGSCGEKCTVSALYSSYLSSFDREKIVIYSCGPKAMLKAVKDIAIKEDIPCQVSLEERMACGIGACLGCTVKTVSGNKRVCKDGPVFNAKDLIWE from the coding sequence ATGCTTTACCAGGAAGACTGCCGGATAGTTGAGAATATAAAAATAGCCCCCGACCACTACAAGATCTCTTTCACCTGCAAAAACATCTTTAATGACGCAAAACCCGGACAATTCGTCCAGATAAAAGTGTCGGATTCTGTTTCTCCGCTTTTGAGGCGCCCATTCTCGCTCCACAGCATAAAAAAAGAAGGCTTTGAGGTCCTTTATCATGTTGTAGGGAAAGGAACCGAGGCCCTTTCTAAGGCCAAAAAAAGCAGTCTTCTTAATGTAATAGGGCCTCTGGGAAACGGGTTCACGATAATTAAGAATAAAATAGCCGTGCTAATAGGCGGAGGCTGCGGAGCCGCGCCGCTTTACTGTCTTGAAGAAGAGTTGAAAAGACTTGGGATCGAGAGCCATTTTTTTATGGGAGCTTCCACAGGCAGCCTTTTGCTTTGCCAAAGCGATCTGGCAAAACTAAAGACCAAACTCTATCTTTCTACCGATGACGGCTCCTGCGGAGAAAAATGCACCGTCAGCGCTCTCTATTCTTCTTATCTGTCCTCTTTTGACAGGGAAAAGATAGTCATCTATTCCTGCGGGCCAAAGGCTATGCTAAAAGCCGTAAAAGACATCGCCATTAAGGAGGATATTCCCTGCCAGGTATCTCTTGAAGAGCGTATGGCCTGCGGCATCGGGGCCTGCCTTGGCTGTACCGTAAAGACCGTAAGCGGCAACAAAAGGGTGTGCAAAGACGGGCCTGTGTTCAACGCAAAGGACCTTATATGGGAATAG
- a CDS encoding class II aldolase/adducin family protein gives MEIAKTVPGFRTIIRRCSVPDLDRMPELMNWCRRFQQSGLTPVYELGTLGNLSFRVKPWSEHHFVITGTKLGAKDRLTNDSFAEVVSCDEYNHIVYAHGTREPSSEVFLHYSIYQNRPDVCAIFHGHCDLILNAAQVLGIPQTAKEEPFGTLALARAVRYILGRENFVIMKNHGFISMGHDMDEAGRIAMDILGWAASLDRQE, from the coding sequence ATGGAAATAGCAAAAACTGTTCCCGGCTTCAGGACCATCATTAGAAGGTGCAGTGTTCCCGATCTTGACAGGATGCCGGAATTAATGAACTGGTGCCGCCGATTCCAGCAAAGCGGGCTTACTCCCGTTTATGAATTGGGGACCCTTGGCAATTTAAGCTTTAGGGTCAAACCCTGGTCAGAGCACCACTTTGTCATTACCGGAACAAAACTCGGGGCAAAAGATCGATTAACAAATGACAGTTTTGCAGAAGTTGTGAGCTGTGACGAATATAACCACATAGTGTACGCTCACGGCACAAGGGAGCCTTCTTCCGAAGTATTTCTTCATTATTCCATATATCAAAACAGGCCGGATGTCTGCGCTATTTTTCACGGGCATTGCGATCTTATATTGAATGCCGCGCAGGTTTTGGGCATTCCGCAGACGGCCAAAGAAGAACCTTTTGGCACTCTTGCATTGGCAAGAGCCGTGCGCTATATACTTGGCAGAGAGAACTTTGTGATAATGAAAAACCACGGTTTCATTTCCATGGGGCATGACATGGATGAGGCAGGAAGAATTGCCATGGACATTCTTGGGTGGGCCGCAAGCCTTGACCGTCAAGAGTAA
- a CDS encoding DUF190 domain-containing protein, translated as MKLPQDCILLRIFFGESDTYSGKPLHEQIVFKARELQLAGATVMRGIMGFGADSRIHSMKLLDLSQDLPVIVEIVDVQEKIDLLLPFLDEAIKEGLVTMEKVKVLKYIHS; from the coding sequence ATGAAACTTCCGCAGGACTGCATATTGCTGAGGATATTCTTTGGAGAAAGCGACACCTACTCCGGAAAACCGCTCCACGAACAGATAGTCTTTAAGGCCAGGGAGCTCCAGCTGGCCGGGGCAACTGTAATGCGGGGCATTATGGGTTTTGGCGCGGACAGCAGGATCCACTCGATGAAACTGCTGGACCTGTCGCAGGACCTGCCGGTGATAGTTGAGATAGTGGATGTCCAGGAAAAGATAGACCTTCTGCTTCCATTCCTTGATGAGGCCATAAAAGAGGGGCTTGTTACCATGGAAAAAGTAAAGGTGCTAAAATATATCCACAGTTGA
- the crcB gene encoding fluoride efflux transporter CrcB yields MLQGPAAKLLLLFAGGGAGTVFRYIVSSYSGRLVRSGFPVGTAVVNLSGSFLIGLLWAMTDVMNISPNLRALVFIGFIGGYTTFSTFMIENLNLIRSSEIKGMVMNLLLNNLLGLVLVIAGFMFGKYFMNLIRG; encoded by the coding sequence ATGCTTCAAGGACCTGCCGCAAAACTGCTGCTGCTGTTTGCCGGAGGAGGGGCGGGCACTGTGTTCCGCTATATTGTTTCTTCATATTCGGGCAGGCTTGTCCGATCCGGATTTCCCGTCGGCACGGCAGTGGTCAACCTCAGCGGCTCTTTCTTAATAGGACTGCTGTGGGCAATGACCGATGTCATGAACATTTCACCCAACCTTAGAGCCCTTGTTTTTATCGGCTTTATCGGAGGCTATACCACATTCTCCACCTTTATGATAGAGAACCTTAATCTTATACGGAGCAGCGAAATAAAAGGGATGGTGATGAACCTGCTTTTGAACAATCTTCTGGGCCTTGTGCTTGTTATAGCGGGTTTTATGTTCGGCAAATATTTCATGAATTTAATAAGGGGGTAG
- a CDS encoding cation-transporting P-type ATPase, translating into MELFFQAWHAMGLDRVLEKLEVDDETGLSEKEAYLRKEKFGPNELTKKRVVSPLVRFLQQFNQPLIYALLAAGFTTLFLKEFIDSSVIFGVVLVNSIVGYIQETKAVDALSALAKSMKTYSTAVRDGSSKKTASRELVPGDIVMLASGDKVSADMRLLYSKGLKSNESALTGESLPVEKSAESLPESTALADRKNMLYASTLITNGAAKAVVVSTGDRTEIGKISQLVENAEDMQTPLTKKLADFSKLLLYVIMFFSAVTFAIGTFIYGHPAVDSFMAAVAIAVGAIPEGLPAAITIILSIGVARMAKRKAIIRKLPAVETLGSTTIICSDKTGTLTENKMTVQKLFASGRAYGLSGQGYITAGKLTEQEGGKEADLSRNAALKETLLAGLLCNDSKIVHSDGAFSVEGDPTEAALLVSAEKAGLSRSDMERQLKRIDAIPFESDKQIMATLHSTEAAPVVYIKGSNEAVLKRCSFFLDASGNIERMSDAEAINRATEEFASSGLRVIAFAKKEMKPGTSVIGYEDIEGEAVFLGFQAMMDPPRQEAIDAVSVCHNAGIMVKMITGDHASTARAIAIQLGIKAFPADDPKKELIAVTGAEMEKWTEEDYRKKTMGTSVFARVTPEQKLKIVKALQDQKHIVAMTGDGVNDAPALKQANIGVAMGLDGTEVAKEAADVVLTDDNFASIKAAVEEGRGVFDNLRKFIVWTIPTNATEGLVLMVAIIFNFALPISPLQILWINMMTAIFLGMTLAFEPKEDNIMLKKPNDPDLPIFDGMLTLRTIYVSFLLIVGILVLFKHQLILGTGVAAAQTIAANVLVFGEMFYLFNCRSFEKSLFRIGILSNKIVLIGVALMIAVQMFFTYSPTMNRLFGTEPLGLMSWLAIVLFGAGIYIVVETEKKARAVFAARRTAPMARE; encoded by the coding sequence ATGGAATTATTTTTTCAGGCCTGGCATGCGATGGGGCTGGACAGGGTCCTTGAAAAACTGGAAGTTGATGACGAGACAGGCCTTTCCGAAAAAGAAGCCTATCTCAGGAAAGAGAAGTTCGGGCCTAATGAGCTTACAAAAAAACGCGTTGTAAGTCCGCTGGTACGCTTTCTTCAGCAATTCAATCAACCTCTTATCTATGCCCTGCTTGCGGCGGGCTTTACGACGCTGTTCTTAAAGGAGTTCATTGATTCTTCAGTTATATTCGGTGTGGTCCTGGTCAATTCCATAGTCGGCTATATCCAGGAGACCAAGGCCGTGGACGCGCTTTCGGCCCTGGCTAAGTCCATGAAGACCTATTCCACGGCGGTGCGTGACGGCTCTTCAAAAAAGACCGCTTCAAGAGAACTGGTTCCCGGAGATATAGTGATGCTTGCTTCCGGCGACAAGGTCAGCGCGGATATGAGGCTTCTATACTCCAAAGGGCTCAAGTCCAACGAATCTGCGCTAACGGGAGAGTCGCTTCCGGTGGAAAAGAGCGCCGAGAGTCTTCCGGAAAGCACAGCTCTGGCCGACAGGAAAAATATGCTCTATGCCTCGACCCTTATCACAAACGGGGCCGCAAAGGCAGTTGTGGTCTCGACAGGCGACAGGACCGAGATAGGCAAGATCTCACAGCTTGTGGAAAATGCCGAGGATATGCAGACCCCGCTCACGAAAAAACTCGCTGATTTCAGCAAACTCCTCCTGTATGTGATAATGTTCTTTTCTGCCGTCACCTTTGCGATCGGCACCTTCATTTACGGCCACCCGGCCGTGGATTCTTTCATGGCGGCTGTTGCCATAGCGGTAGGGGCCATACCGGAAGGCCTTCCTGCGGCGATAACGATAATTCTCTCTATAGGGGTTGCCAGGATGGCCAAACGCAAGGCCATAATCAGAAAGCTCCCAGCGGTCGAGACCCTTGGAAGCACCACGATAATATGCTCCGACAAGACGGGAACGCTGACAGAGAATAAAATGACCGTCCAAAAGCTTTTTGCCTCCGGCAGGGCTTACGGGCTTTCAGGTCAGGGCTATATCACTGCGGGTAAACTGACCGAGCAGGAAGGCGGAAAAGAAGCGGACCTTTCCCGGAATGCGGCTCTAAAGGAGACTCTCCTTGCGGGATTGTTGTGCAACGACTCCAAGATAGTTCACAGTGACGGCGCCTTTTCTGTAGAGGGCGATCCCACCGAGGCGGCCCTTCTGGTGAGCGCTGAAAAAGCCGGCTTAAGCAGATCGGACATGGAAAGGCAGCTAAAGAGGATCGACGCTATCCCCTTTGAATCCGACAAGCAGATAATGGCGACCCTCCACAGTACAGAGGCGGCTCCCGTTGTATACATAAAAGGCTCCAACGAGGCAGTTCTAAAGAGATGCTCGTTCTTTTTGGACGCTTCCGGCAATATCGAGCGTATGTCAGATGCCGAGGCCATCAACAGGGCCACGGAGGAATTTGCATCCTCAGGACTGCGCGTTATCGCTTTCGCAAAAAAAGAAATGAAGCCGGGCACTTCGGTCATAGGCTATGAGGATATTGAAGGCGAAGCGGTGTTCCTCGGGTTCCAGGCGATGATGGACCCTCCGAGGCAGGAAGCTATTGACGCCGTTTCTGTCTGCCACAATGCCGGGATAATGGTCAAAATGATCACCGGAGACCATGCCTCAACAGCCAGGGCTATCGCTATTCAACTCGGTATAAAGGCTTTTCCTGCAGATGACCCCAAAAAGGAACTCATAGCCGTGACCGGAGCGGAGATGGAAAAATGGACGGAAGAGGATTACCGAAAAAAGACCATGGGCACCTCGGTCTTTGCCAGGGTCACTCCGGAGCAGAAACTAAAAATAGTTAAAGCTCTCCAGGACCAGAAGCATATTGTTGCCATGACGGGCGACGGAGTTAACGATGCTCCGGCCCTAAAGCAGGCCAATATAGGGGTTGCCATGGGGCTGGACGGCACCGAAGTTGCCAAAGAAGCCGCCGATGTGGTTTTGACCGACGATAATTTTGCCTCCATCAAGGCTGCCGTTGAAGAGGGCAGGGGGGTGTTCGACAATCTGCGCAAGTTCATAGTCTGGACCATTCCCACAAATGCCACTGAGGGACTGGTGCTGATGGTGGCTATAATATTTAATTTTGCTCTTCCCATTTCTCCTTTGCAGATACTCTGGATAAACATGATGACAGCTATATTTCTTGGCATGACGCTTGCCTTTGAGCCAAAAGAAGACAACATCATGCTCAAAAAACCCAATGACCCCGATCTGCCTATTTTTGACGGAATGCTGACACTAAGGACGATCTATGTCAGTTTTCTTCTCATAGTAGGGATACTGGTCCTGTTCAAGCACCAACTGATCCTGGGGACCGGGGTGGCTGCGGCACAGACGATCGCTGCCAATGTCCTGGTTTTTGGCGAGATGTTCTATTTGTTCAACTGCAGATCTTTTGAAAAATCCCTTTTTAGAATAGGAATATTGTCCAATAAGATAGTTCTGATAGGTGTTGCCCTTATGATCGCGGTACAGATGTTCTTTACCTATTCTCCCACCATGAACAGGCTGTTCGGGACCGAACCTCTGGGGCTTATGTCCTGGCTTGCGATCGTGCTCTTTGGGGCAGGTATCTATATTGTTGTTGAGACGGAGAAAAAAGCAAGGGCGGTTTTTGCTGCAAGGCGCACGGCTCCTATGGCAAGGGAGTAG
- a CDS encoding small multi-drug export protein, giving the protein MNNVLFQDLTPQLATFLTAMTPVGELRAAIPLALTVHGMGVLESYVWSVVGNMVPVIFLLAALEKVSSFLIQKSPRARAFFNWLFERTRRKFKGHYEAWGELTLILFVAVPLPMTGAWTGSIAAYLFGIPSKRAFLLILAGVMISGIIVTILTAGASGLFF; this is encoded by the coding sequence ATGAACAATGTGCTATTTCAAGATCTGACGCCGCAGCTGGCAACCTTTTTGACCGCCATGACCCCTGTGGGAGAGCTCCGGGCTGCTATTCCCCTTGCCCTTACGGTCCACGGGATGGGAGTATTAGAAAGCTATGTCTGGAGCGTGGTCGGCAATATGGTGCCTGTGATCTTTTTGCTGGCCGCACTTGAAAAGGTATCCTCTTTCTTGATACAGAAGAGCCCGCGCGCAAGGGCGTTCTTTAACTGGCTTTTTGAAAGGACCAGAAGAAAGTTCAAAGGCCATTATGAAGCTTGGGGCGAGCTGACGCTTATCCTTTTTGTTGCGGTCCCGCTTCCAATGACAGGCGCCTGGACAGGTTCCATAGCTGCATATCTGTTCGGGATACCCTCAAAAAGGGCATTTTTACTGATCCTGGCAGGTGTAATGATATCAGGGATTATAGTGACCATTCTTACGGCCGGAGCTTCCGGATTATTCTTCTAA
- a CDS encoding class I SAM-dependent methyltransferase, which yields MQCPLCKSISKGFFEGKNGIYYACPLCKGIFLGRENLLSFDEEKERYLTHQNCVEDKGYQKFVGPIVKAVKGSFLPASQGLDFGCGQRSVIKHLLQQDGYSVALYDPFFKDERQVLSKKYDYIVCCEVIEHFHDPAKEFMLLSSMLKPKGKLFCMTETWDSEKEFAAWYYKNDPTHVFFYQQATAACIAERFGFSDHRIEGRLIELSKL from the coding sequence ATGCAATGTCCGCTGTGCAAAAGCATTTCAAAAGGCTTTTTTGAAGGAAAGAACGGCATATACTACGCCTGCCCCCTGTGCAAAGGCATCTTTTTAGGCCGGGAGAACCTGCTTTCCTTTGACGAAGAAAAAGAGCGCTATCTAACCCATCAAAACTGTGTTGAAGACAAAGGATATCAGAAGTTCGTGGGGCCGATAGTAAAAGCGGTCAAGGGCTCTTTTTTGCCGGCGTCACAGGGGCTTGACTTTGGCTGCGGACAGCGATCGGTCATCAAGCATCTGCTGCAGCAGGACGGATATTCCGTGGCGCTCTATGACCCTTTTTTCAAGGATGAAAGGCAAGTGCTTTCAAAAAAGTATGACTATATTGTCTGCTGCGAAGTGATAGAGCACTTTCATGACCCGGCAAAGGAATTTATGCTCCTGTCGTCCATGCTTAAGCCCAAAGGAAAACTGTTCTGCATGACAGAGACCTGGGACAGCGAAAAAGAGTTCGCTGCCTGGTATTACAAGAACGATCCTACCCATGTCTTCTTTTATCAGCAGGCAACTGCGGCTTGCATAGCAGAAAGGTTCGGCTTTTCAGATCATAGAATAGAAGGCAGGCTGATAGAGCTATCCAAGTTATAG
- a CDS encoding MBL fold metallo-hydrolase, whose protein sequence is MTRSRIAAGLAAFILLLPSAAAPKDGQGTTMGTSELNITITVVFDNKAFLKGFGTGYGFACVIDNGKNTVLFDTGCCGKTLLANMKKAGISPKDIDSIVLSHSHWDHTGGLFDLLKENSAVSVHVLPSFSKRFKEEIKNNGAKIKESSASKEMLKGIRTTGELGTKIKEQSLIVDTEKGYVLITGCAHPGLSTILKRAGSLHKGMPCLLLGGFHLYDKKDKELKKLAAELKKMLPGQIAPCHCTGEKASKALKAEFGKDFIRIGAGSIIKL, encoded by the coding sequence TTGACAAGATCGCGCATTGCTGCCGGGCTTGCGGCGTTCATTCTGCTGCTTCCGTCAGCGGCCGCTCCAAAGGACGGCCAAGGAACAACAATGGGAACATCGGAACTCAATATTACGATAACTGTTGTTTTTGACAATAAGGCTTTTTTAAAAGGCTTTGGGACAGGCTACGGCTTTGCCTGCGTTATAGACAACGGCAAAAACACCGTCCTTTTTGACACCGGCTGCTGCGGCAAGACCCTGCTGGCCAATATGAAAAAGGCGGGGATAAGCCCAAAGGATATTGACAGCATCGTCCTGTCCCACTCCCACTGGGACCACACGGGAGGGCTGTTCGATCTTCTAAAGGAGAACAGCGCGGTCTCCGTCCATGTCCTGCCATCTTTTTCAAAAAGATTCAAAGAGGAGATCAAGAACAACGGGGCAAAGATAAAAGAAAGCTCTGCCTCTAAAGAGATGCTCAAAGGCATCCGCACCACCGGGGAGCTGGGGACAAAGATCAAGGAACAGTCACTTATCGTGGATACTGAGAAAGGTTATGTGCTTATTACAGGGTGCGCCCATCCCGGGCTAAGCACTATACTTAAAAGGGCCGGCAGTTTGCATAAGGGCATGCCCTGCCTTTTGCTCGGGGGTTTCCATCTGTACGACAAAAAGGACAAAGAGCTTAAAAAGCTTGCCGCAGAACTAAAAAAGATGCTCCCGGGACAGATCGCGCCCTGCCACTGTACAGGGGAAAAAGCGTCAAAAGCGCTTAAGGCGGAATTCGGCAAGGACTTTATACGCATCGGCGCGGGAAGCATTATTAAACTATAA
- a CDS encoding DsrE family protein — protein sequence MRIGIVISVNDGETCWNAFRYANFCLGQKDRVKVFLMGKGVEYESISTSNFNTKEQADAFVRNGGVILACGTCIQSRGKEGSQMCPLNTMKDMYELVKESDKVVAF from the coding sequence ATGAGAATAGGGATAGTAATTTCGGTCAATGACGGCGAAACCTGCTGGAACGCGTTCAGGTACGCAAATTTCTGCCTGGGACAGAAAGACCGGGTAAAAGTGTTTTTGATGGGAAAAGGCGTGGAGTATGAAAGCATAAGCACTTCAAACTTTAACACCAAAGAACAGGCGGATGCCTTTGTCAGGAACGGAGGCGTCATACTTGCCTGCGGCACCTGCATACAGTCCAGAGGAAAAGAAGGTTCACAAATGTGCCCGCTGAATACAATGAAAGATATGTACGAATTGGTGAAAGAAAGCGATAAGGTAGTAGCTTTTTGA
- the hydE gene encoding [FeFe] hydrogenase H-cluster radical SAM maturase HydE, producing MYESAEEINDLLCSDRQALFDAANKIKIQHKGRRILLRGIIEFSNICDRSCSYCGISCRNRELERYTMKDEEILSSVKRIASSNIDTVVLQSGETGSLDDDRLAWIIRKIKKTHDNMAVTLSVGEKSRSSYKKWKDSGADRYLLKIETSNPELYRALHPGMSLENRIRCLSDLKELGYETGSGTMVGLPGQTLLNIAKDILFFYRSGFEMIGTGPFIPHKKTALKNEPAGDIDLVLRTLAATRIVMKDINIPATTAVGSLSAKDHRFEALECGANVLMPNFTPSPYRELYEIYPNKSG from the coding sequence ATGTATGAATCCGCGGAAGAGATAAACGACCTGCTCTGCTCCGACAGGCAGGCTCTTTTTGACGCTGCCAACAAGATAAAGATACAGCACAAAGGCCGCAGGATACTGCTTCGCGGCATCATAGAGTTCTCTAATATCTGCGACAGAAGCTGCTCTTACTGCGGTATCTCCTGCAGGAACAGGGAACTGGAGCGCTACACCATGAAGGACGAAGAAATACTTTCCTCGGTCAAAAGGATAGCATCAAGCAATATTGACACGGTAGTGCTTCAATCCGGAGAAACCGGCAGTTTGGACGATGATCGGCTGGCCTGGATAATAAGAAAGATAAAGAAAACACATGATAATATGGCGGTAACCCTTTCTGTCGGAGAAAAAAGCCGATCCAGTTATAAAAAGTGGAAGGATTCGGGAGCCGACAGGTATCTCCTCAAGATAGAAACCTCTAATCCGGAGCTTTACCGAGCGCTCCATCCCGGAATGAGCCTTGAGAACAGAATAAGATGTCTATCGGACCTCAAGGAACTTGGATATGAAACGGGCAGCGGTACAATGGTGGGCCTTCCGGGGCAGACCCTGCTTAACATTGCCAAAGACATACTGTTCTTTTACAGGTCGGGCTTTGAGATGATAGGCACCGGGCCCTTTATTCCGCATAAAAAGACAGCCTTAAAGAACGAGCCTGCCGGAGATATCGACCTTGTGCTTAGGACCCTTGCCGCCACAAGGATAGTGATGAAGGATATTAATATCCCGGCAACAACGGCCGTGGGAAGCCTTTCGGCAAAAGACCACCGCTTTGAGGCCCTTGAGTGCGGGGCCAATGTTTTAATGCCGAATTTCACTCCATCGCCCTACCGTGAACTATACGAGATATACCCAAACAAAAGCGGATAG
- the hydG gene encoding [FeFe] hydrogenase H-cluster radical SAM maturase HydG — protein MKHINEEKLLALAEKRGSVPEKEVEEILKKSLSLKRLSLEEASKLLSVSDPGLLKRLFETAKEVKQRIYGKRIVLFAPLYISNYCVNNCLYCAFRSDNRAIKRAHLSSDEIKEQTRILLKNGQKRVLVVAGEAPPPGKKNEDYYVEAIKAVYSARYKDHKIKRVNINCAPIAVEGFKKLKASGIGTFQIFQETYHQATYKKMHPRGPKSDPDNRLDAIDRAFAAGIDDIGIGLLYGLYDYKFETLAMLSHVEHMEKIHGVGPHTISVPRIEPAEGVDFYSDHEVNDLDFKKVVSVIRLSVPYTGMILSTRENPRLRDELLELGISQMSAASRTSPGGYEESPSKSGAQFVLGDNRSLDQIMGSLVENGFIPSFCAACYRSSRTGEVFMNLAKPGTIKGKCTMNALITLKEYLDDFASESVKHKGYELIKQALVNLDPSDRKELSAFYEQIDSGLRDKYV, from the coding sequence ATGAAGCATATTAATGAAGAAAAGCTCCTGGCACTGGCAGAAAAGAGAGGCAGCGTCCCAGAAAAAGAAGTGGAGGAGATATTAAAAAAATCCCTTTCGCTGAAAAGGCTTTCTCTTGAGGAAGCCTCAAAACTGTTATCCGTATCTGACCCCGGGCTGCTCAAAAGGCTGTTTGAGACCGCAAAGGAAGTTAAACAAAGGATCTACGGCAAGAGGATAGTGCTGTTTGCCCCTCTTTACATAAGCAACTACTGCGTCAACAACTGCCTTTACTGCGCTTTTAGATCTGATAACAGAGCTATCAAGAGAGCGCATCTATCTTCTGACGAAATAAAAGAACAGACAAGAATACTGCTTAAGAACGGGCAGAAAAGAGTCCTGGTGGTAGCCGGAGAGGCCCCGCCTCCGGGAAAAAAGAATGAGGATTATTATGTTGAAGCGATCAAGGCTGTTTATTCAGCGCGCTACAAAGATCACAAAATAAAGAGGGTCAATATCAACTGCGCTCCTATTGCGGTAGAAGGGTTCAAAAAGCTCAAAGCCTCAGGAATAGGGACTTTCCAGATCTTTCAGGAGACCTATCACCAGGCCACCTACAAAAAAATGCACCCCAGGGGCCCCAAAAGCGATCCGGACAACCGCCTGGACGCAATTGACAGAGCTTTTGCGGCCGGGATAGATGATATTGGTATCGGGCTGTTATACGGGCTTTACGACTATAAATTTGAAACTCTGGCAATGCTTTCGCATGTTGAACACATGGAAAAGATTCACGGGGTCGGGCCTCATACCATTTCTGTCCCAAGAATAGAACCTGCCGAAGGCGTTGACTTTTATTCCGACCACGAGGTTAATGACCTTGATTTCAAAAAAGTTGTTTCCGTGATACGCCTTTCAGTCCCATACACCGGCATGATCCTTTCTACCAGAGAAAATCCCCGCCTCAGGGACGAATTGCTTGAACTGGGAATTTCCCAGATGAGCGCCGCTTCAAGGACCTCTCCCGGAGGCTATGAAGAGTCACCTTCAAAAAGCGGAGCCCAGTTCGTTCTTGGCGATAACAGAAGTCTTGACCAGATCATGGGGTCTTTGGTAGAGAACGGTTTTATCCCCAGTTTCTGCGCAGCCTGTTATAGGTCTTCAAGGACAGGGGAAGTCTTTATGAACCTGGCAAAACCGGGAACAATAAAAGGCAAATGCACCATGAACGCTCTGATCACATTAAAAGAGTATCTTGACGATTTTGCCTCGGAAAGCGTAAAGCATAAAGGGTATGAATTGATCAAGCAGGCTCTGGTCAATCTTGACCCCAGCGACAGAAAGGAACTTTCGGCTTTTTACGAACAGATAGACAGCGGTTTGAGGGACAAGTATGTATGA